One genomic region from Halorubrum sp. BOL3-1 encodes:
- a CDS encoding site-specific integrase, with translation MNVDDASNTQNKLDRQWELLEESDIDGSDRKAIHDFVRMERQGNQDVALNTLYRDLSSLRNASDRAAVPLVEMDRSDYRDLIRTLTKPKDQDGYGLEPNGSGMRGYKAAIKVFFEWLDDEPDYEDFGFYEGIDTPSQSISRVNEDEILEPEDIEALKQHTKNHRDPALIEFLVDSCARASLALQLRVKDVHDLNTKRPYFTPNPNGSSHKGAPDKRYPILQSSAELRTWLNQNHPDPRDESPLWPVLRNYDYDNPEECALSTDALRSMLKICADRADIEKPVNPHNFRHTGITRLSREGFQPQEIQHIAGWNDKRMLQAYDHTTDRQRNEKIRVKTGYVEEADDDTGPSKPKTCGNCRETLKPTAQFCPRCGAPADRTTEDAVNEQDNRIIESAAQADTELAGAVLEFRQLLDESPRLRRELLDV, from the coding sequence ATGAACGTCGACGACGCCAGCAACACACAAAATAAGCTCGATCGGCAGTGGGAGCTGCTTGAGGAGAGCGATATCGACGGATCCGACCGAAAAGCGATCCACGACTTCGTTCGTATGGAAAGACAGGGTAACCAGGACGTCGCGCTCAATACGTTGTATCGGGACCTCAGTAGTCTTCGAAATGCCTCCGACAGAGCTGCGGTCCCCCTCGTCGAGATGGATCGATCCGATTACCGCGACCTCATCCGGACCCTCACCAAGCCGAAGGACCAGGACGGATACGGACTCGAACCCAACGGCAGCGGCATGAGGGGATACAAGGCGGCTATCAAGGTCTTCTTCGAGTGGCTCGACGACGAACCCGACTACGAGGACTTCGGCTTCTACGAGGGGATCGACACGCCCTCCCAGAGCATCAGTCGCGTCAACGAAGACGAGATCCTTGAGCCCGAGGACATCGAAGCGCTGAAACAGCATACGAAAAACCACCGGGATCCGGCGCTCATCGAGTTCTTGGTCGACAGTTGCGCTCGCGCGTCCCTGGCTCTTCAACTCCGAGTCAAGGACGTCCACGACCTCAACACCAAACGTCCATACTTCACTCCGAACCCGAACGGATCCAGTCACAAGGGCGCGCCGGACAAGCGATATCCGATCCTCCAGAGCAGTGCCGAACTCCGTACCTGGCTCAACCAGAACCATCCCGACCCACGGGACGAATCGCCCCTCTGGCCGGTCCTCCGAAACTACGATTACGACAACCCGGAGGAGTGTGCTCTCAGCACCGACGCGTTGCGCAGTATGCTCAAGATCTGCGCCGACCGGGCCGACATCGAGAAGCCGGTGAACCCGCACAACTTCCGGCACACCGGAATCACTCGCCTGTCCCGGGAGGGATTCCAGCCCCAGGAGATCCAACACATCGCCGGCTGGAACGACAAACGGATGCTCCAGGCCTACGACCACACGACCGACCGGCAACGAAACGAGAAGATCCGGGTCAAGACTGGATACGTCGAGGAAGCGGACGACGACACCGGGCCGTCGAAGCCGAAGACCTGCGGGAACTGTCGCGAGACACTCAAGCCGACCGCCCAGTTCTGTCCGCGGTGCGGCGCTCCCGCCGACCGGACGACCGAGGACGCTGTCAACGAGCAGGACAACCGAATCATCGAGTCCGCCGCACAGGCCGACACTGAACTCGCCGGCGCAGTGTTGGAGTTCCGGCAACTCCTCGACGAGTCGCCTCGGCTCCGGCGCGAGCTGCTCGACGTGTGA